CCAAAAAAGTGCAGGAAACACTCCTGAAAGTGGGAGTAGACCCCAATGAAGAAGAAAGATCAGGTACCTTCGTTCAGGTAGATCAAAGTGGAGTGTGTAGTACCTGTACTTCCGAATCTGTGGAAATAATGGGTATGAATGTTGCTCTGGATAAATACGGCTGGTTAAAGGATTATATGTGGAAGGCTGTGGCGCCGGATACTGATAAATACACAGCGCAGACTGCACTCAGAGAATCAGAAGCAGGGGGTTTTGGAGGTTATTTCATACGATCCCTCCCTGGTTCTAAAGAAGTTTTCCCCCTTCAGGCCTGCATGTTCATTGGGGATGAAAAGGTTATGCAAACTGCACATAATGTAATCATTGCTGAAGAAAATTCTGAACTACATATTATAACCGGATGTGCAACAGGAGAAGATGTTACCTCGGCTTTACACGTGGGGGTTTCTGAATTTTACCTTAAAAGAGGAGCCAAGATCACCTTTACCATGGTGCATAACTGGGCAGAACAGGTTGATGTACGACCCCGTACCGGAGTAATTGTGGGAGATGATTCTACCTACATCAGTAATTACATCCTCACCAGCCCTGTTAGAAGTATTCAGTCTTATCCTACCGCATATTGTACTGGTAATAATTCCAAGGTTGTTTTCCAGTCCATACTTGGCGGTCAAAAGGAATCAGTCCTGGATATGGGTTCACGGGTTATCTTAGAAGGTGAGGGTTGTAGCACTGAAATGATCTCCCGGTCTGTTTCCA
This DNA window, taken from Methanobacterium subterraneum, encodes the following:
- a CDS encoding SufB/SufD family protein; the encoded protein is MLQNTLKRAEKAKEKKALYGEDIDLEKFIIEEAGEHEQVSRANEVPKKVQETLLKVGVDPNEEERSGTFVQVDQSGVCSTCTSESVEIMGMNVALDKYGWLKDYMWKAVAPDTDKYTAQTALRESEAGGFGGYFIRSLPGSKEVFPLQACMFIGDEKVMQTAHNVIIAEENSELHIITGCATGEDVTSALHVGVSEFYLKRGAKITFTMVHNWAEQVDVRPRTGVIVGDDSTYISNYILTSPVRSIQSYPTAYCTGNNSKVVFQSILGGQKESVLDMGSRVILEGEGCSTEMISRSVSKDQSQIYARGHLAGRAKNVKGHLECHGLVLSDDSMIYAVPELEGSSTELELSHEAAVGKIDEAEVLYLMSRGLSEEEAASMIVRGFLSIDIAGLPPELAAETKRMMDQSLKGM